The proteins below are encoded in one region of Apium graveolens cultivar Ventura chromosome 4, ASM990537v1, whole genome shotgun sequence:
- the LOC141719106 gene encoding uncharacterized protein LOC141719106, with amino-acid sequence MLPIEVGSPSHRAINFDEIADEEGLRTNIELIDEIRDQAVAKMEKYKEKTKEHVSKKSKVKNFQVGDLVLRDTEASDLTNTGKLMAKWEGPYKIKEVLRPGTYNLEIMDESGIPNTWHGIKLRKYYQ; translated from the coding sequence ATGCTGCCTATCGAGGTAGGATCCCCTTCCCACCGAGCAATCAACTTTGATGAAATAGCCGATGAGGAGGGGCTCAGAACAAACATTGAGCTCATTGACGAGATCCGGGACCAGGCTGTAGCAAAGATGGAAAAATATAAGGAGAAGACTAAGGAACACGTCAGCAAGAAGTCCAAGGTCAAgaactttcaagttggagacctggtaCTTCGAGACACGGAAGCCTCAGATCTCACCAATACTGGAAAATTAATGGCCAAGTGGGAGGGCCCTTACAAGATCAAAGAGGTATTAAGGCCGGGGACTTACAACTTAGAGATCATGGATGAATCAGGGATACCAAACACTTGGCACGGAATCAAGCTCAGGAAATACTATCAGTAA